The window TATGGACCATGCAATAAGTACCCCTTTGAAGGTAAGAATCCCCCATTTTTAATGGCTTTATTTTTGGTGTCATACCAAAAAATATCTCTGATATAGGGATCAGGGGTTTTGTTTCTGGTGGTGTAGTTGAAAAATTGATAAGTGACTTGATCCCTGAAACTACTTTTGATCAGGGCTCTGCTGGTTTTTTCACCAAAATGAAAGTTTTTTTTCTTCTTTTTCCGCTTCTTCTTTTTTTCTTCTTTAAGCTCGTCCTCTGCATCTGAAAACAAAAGGATAGGGGTTGATGTCGGCAGAAGTCTATTTTCTTCTACTCCCGATGAGTCTACCTCTGCAGTAGGGGTCTCTTCTTGCCCAATACTTACAGAAGCATTAAAAAACAACATCACAGAAAATGAGTAAATGAGTTTTTTCATATCAATTTTAAAACGAAAATAAAGGCCGAATATTACAGTAAAGTGTGATATCCTACTATGATCTAAGCGGTACAACAAATCTTCAGTCATTCAAAACTAGTCAAAGATTTAGGAATCGTTGTCATTATGCTTATTTTTGCAAAATTAAAAAAGGAGATGGTGGGCCATCACTCGTTATGTATTTATTTATTGGTCTATAGTTCCTATTAATCTGATTATCAAACGTAATTTAAATAAAATATAAATGAATTCCATCCTATCTGATCGTATAAACAATATGGAAGAGTCAGCGACGCTGGCTATGGCAAAAAAAGCCAGGGAATTAAAGACTCAAGGAATAGATATTATAGGTCTGAGCTTGGGTGAACCTGATTTTAAAACGCCTAAACACATACAAGAAGCTGCCAAGTCAGCCATTGATGAAGGCAAGTATTTTTCCTATCCTCCTGTAGCAGGTTATCAGGACCTTAGAGAGGCAATTGCTAAAAAGCTAAGAGAGCAAAATAATATAGCTGAAGCAAAGGCAGAAAACGTTGTGGTTTCTACCGGTGCGAAGCATTCGATTGCCAACATTTTTATGTGCCTAATCAATGAAGGTGATGAGGTAATCATTTTTTCTCCTTATTGGGTATCTTATTCAGAAGTGATCAAATTGGCAGGAGGTGTTCCGGTGCTTATTGAAGGTAATCTTGAAAATAATTTTAAGGCTACAGCCAAGCAGTTGGAAGAAGCTATCACGGACAAGACCAAGGCGGTGATCTATTCTTCTCCATGTAATCCTTCAGGTTCTGTTTTTAGTAAATCAGAATTAGAAGCCATTGCTGAAGTTATCAAAAGCAAAGAAAATTTAGTGGTTATTGCAGATGAGATCTATGAGTTGATCAACTTTACCGGATCGCACGCAAGTATTGCTTCTTTCCCGGGCATGTTCGAGCGAACCATTACTGTCAATGGATTTTCTAAAGGATATGCGATGACCGGATGGAGAGTGGGCTATATTTGCGCACCGCTATTTATAGCAAAGGCTTGTGAAAAAATTCAAGGTCAATTTACTTCAGGAGGAACAGGAATTGCGCAACGTGCTGCGCTAGCAGGTCTTGTTGGTGATCAAAAACCAACAGAAGAAATGGCAGCAGCTTATCTCAAGAGAAGGGATTTGGTTTTGGAATTGTTGAGAGACATTCCGGGAATCAAAACGCACGTTCCTGAGGGAGCATTTTATTTCTTTCCTGATGTTTCTGATTTTTTCGGTAAATCTGCCGGAGATCAAAAAATTGAAACGGCTGACGATTTTTGCTTGTATGTGTTGAAAGAGGCAAACGTTTCTTTGGTTACCGGAGCAGCATTTGGAGCGCCTAACTCTGTGAGGTTATCTTATGCAGCTTCAGAAGCTGAACTAAAAGAAGCGCTTAAGCGCATAAAAGAAGTATTGGCAAAATTGAAATAATTTTTAATAAATCCCCGGATTAAGGTCCGGGGATTTTTCTTAATTTCCAAGATGCAGGCAATAGTAATCACTCCCGTAAAAGATGCGCTCGAAGCTACACTAGAGACAATCCAAGCCATATCAGAAGCCAATGGAAATTATGAGTATTGGGTTTTTAATGATTACTCCACCGACGAAACCAAAAAGGCGTTGGAGAATGCCAGCAGTTCCAAAGGGTTTAACTTGGTAAACCTAGAAGAGATAACATCAAACCCTTCTCCAAATTACAAGACGGTCCTTCAAGTCGCTCAAAAAAAGGCCCTAAATGCGGGCGTTCCTTTAATTATTGTAGAGTCAGATGTTAAGGTAAATCGTGACACCTTAGCGCAACTATTGCAATTTGCACAAGAATATCCCAATGCTGGCTTAGTAGGTGCAATTACCCATGATGCAGCAGGAAAGGTTAATTTCCCCTACCTAAAATTTAAGCAGCTAAAAAGCATGGAGCCAACCAAAACAAATCGCAGTCTTAGTTTTTGCTGTACCTTAATCAATAATAATTTTTTAGAGAAATACGATTTCACTGATCTGGACAACAGCAAAGATTGGTACGATACGCATATCAGCCAAAAAGCTGTGGAGCTGGGGTTTGAGAATTTTATCCTTCCCTACCTTCCTGTCTGGCATAGACCCCATGCAAGCAGACCCTGGAAGCAATTAAAATACAAAAATCCAATTCTTTATTATTTCCGCAAATGGTTTTTGGGAAAGGATAAGATTTAAGGCTTTTATTCAGACCTATTTTCGAATGTAGATAAAGCACTGATCTTTCATTTGATCGAATTTTCACCCATTTGGTAAGAATAGATGGATAGCTACATCTCAGGGAATACTTTTAGAACAATCATTTAAAGTAGGAATCATCAAAACGCATAGCCTTTCACACATTACAGGATTAGGTTAGTTAGTCGACCTTTAAAGAAGGTTTTCATGATAAAGTACTAATGTGAATAATATGAATATTTTTATAATAAATTATTTGGAAGATTAAAAAGCTGATAGGATGAGTGTATGATAATCAGCCCTATAAAAAATTTATGATAATAAGGATAAACAAGTTGTTAAGCTGCTTGGCTTCTTTTTTGTTTTAATAAAACAATTTTTTCTATAAATATGTCTAAAATTCGAATTGTAATATTTTGGTAAAATCTCTGCAGGATCCTTTATTAAAACCATTATAATAAAGATTTTAAAGTATTTCATTGGGGTGTAAATATTTACTTTGTAATTATTTCATTAAAATATCGAAGTATACTAAGATTTTATTTTTGCTTTATTGAACTAAATTATTGTATCTTTGTGATGGGTGATTAAGCAACTTTTTATACTTATTCTTTTTTTTAGAAAATAATTGGAGGTTATTTCGAATTAATTTTTCCTAACCTCCCTTTCTCTATTGATCATATTTTCAGGTTCTAAATGCCTTGTTTTACATTAAACCTGAGTAATTGAATAGTCTTTATGAAATATAGCTTAGCATTTATCTTGTTGATCTTGACCTTACATCCGCCGGTGTTGGCTCAAGATACTGTAGATTCTATAGCGTATTATCAGACTTATCCGGATCAATTGGTGTTGCGCACTTATATGTCAAGAAAATACACCGGGTTGGGTCTAAGAATTGAGGATGTCCATTATTGGTATAGGCCAAACTCTACCTTAAATATGGGAGTTGGAGCAACATTTGAAGGACTTACTCTCAATTTAGCATATGGTTTTGGCTTCTTAAATCCTGATAAAAGTCGTGGTGAGACAAAGTATTTAGATTTGCAGGCACATTCTTATCCTAAGGACTGGGTGATTGATTTTTTCGGACAATTCTATAATGGGTATTATTTAGAAAGAGGAAGCTCCATTGAAATAAGGAATGATTTAAGAATTTTTCCGGGGATGAAACTAAGAAAATTAGGTGCCTCGGTTCAATATTTATTCAATGGGGATAAGTTTTCATACAGAGCTGCTTTTCTTCAAAATGAATGGCAAAAGATTTCATCGGGTTCATTTTTGGCCGGAGTTGAAATGTATGGAGGGCAGGTAAGGAATGCCGAAGGAATACTTCCTTCTGAAGCTAATGCAATAAATTTTGATCAAATAAAGTATTTCGAAATTGGTCCCAACCTAGGTTATGCTTATTCCTGGGTTTTTAAAAAACATTTTTTCATCACTTTATCTGCTGCTACAAGTCTTGCTTTAGGCAGGACATATTTAAATTTTGAAGATGGGCATAACCAGAGTAATTGGTCCGTCCGACCTAATTATTTCTTAAGAGGTTTTACTGGATATAATTCGGATAAATGGTCTGTAAATGTAAACTATGTTTACAATCAAGTTAATTTAGTTCCGGTTAATGATTACCTGATTAATCTGGGTACCGGAAATTACCGGTTGAATGTTATTTACCGAATAAGCCCGAGGGGTGGATTATCGAAAAAGTTGAATTGGGTAAGTCGGTTTAAAAATAAACTGAT of the Cyclobacterium marinum DSM 745 genome contains:
- a CDS encoding pyridoxal phosphate-dependent aminotransferase, with the protein product MNSILSDRINNMEESATLAMAKKARELKTQGIDIIGLSLGEPDFKTPKHIQEAAKSAIDEGKYFSYPPVAGYQDLREAIAKKLREQNNIAEAKAENVVVSTGAKHSIANIFMCLINEGDEVIIFSPYWVSYSEVIKLAGGVPVLIEGNLENNFKATAKQLEEAITDKTKAVIYSSPCNPSGSVFSKSELEAIAEVIKSKENLVVIADEIYELINFTGSHASIASFPGMFERTITVNGFSKGYAMTGWRVGYICAPLFIAKACEKIQGQFTSGGTGIAQRAALAGLVGDQKPTEEMAAAYLKRRDLVLELLRDIPGIKTHVPEGAFYFFPDVSDFFGKSAGDQKIETADDFCLYVLKEANVSLVTGAAFGAPNSVRLSYAASEAELKEALKRIKEVLAKLK
- a CDS encoding glycosyltransferase family A protein; protein product: MQAIVITPVKDALEATLETIQAISEANGNYEYWVFNDYSTDETKKALENASSSKGFNLVNLEEITSNPSPNYKTVLQVAQKKALNAGVPLIIVESDVKVNRDTLAQLLQFAQEYPNAGLVGAITHDAAGKVNFPYLKFKQLKSMEPTKTNRSLSFCCTLINNNFLEKYDFTDLDNSKDWYDTHISQKAVELGFENFILPYLPVWHRPHASRPWKQLKYKNPILYYFRKWFLGKDKI
- a CDS encoding DUF4421 domain-containing protein, whose product is MKYSLAFILLILTLHPPVLAQDTVDSIAYYQTYPDQLVLRTYMSRKYTGLGLRIEDVHYWYRPNSTLNMGVGATFEGLTLNLAYGFGFLNPDKSRGETKYLDLQAHSYPKDWVIDFFGQFYNGYYLERGSSIEIRNDLRIFPGMKLRKLGASVQYLFNGDKFSYRAAFLQNEWQKISSGSFLAGVEMYGGQVRNAEGILPSEANAINFDQIKYFEIGPNLGYAYSWVFKKHFFITLSAATSLALGRTYLNFEDGHNQSNWSVRPNYFLRGFTGYNSDKWSVNVNYVYNQVNLVPVNDYLINLGTGNYRLNVIYRISPRGGLSKKLNWVSRFKNKLIKK